A window of the Henckelia pumila isolate YLH828 chromosome 3, ASM3356847v2, whole genome shotgun sequence genome harbors these coding sequences:
- the LOC140892114 gene encoding heparanase-like protein 3, with translation MSMFKLLGLSFWFYFGSGGSAKAVVPIVNGTIRINGSAPIAITDEDFVCATMDWWPPTKCDYGNCSWGNASLLNLDLSNKMLLNAIKAFSPLKIRLGGTLQDKVIYQSIDNPAPCNDFVNNSSELFGFTQGCLSMSRWDELNNFFKTAKAKVIFGLNALNGRTVAYNGTCSGAWNSSNAESLMRHTVNSGYTIHGWELGNELSGSGVGASVAAEQYVADVINLQKVVKDIYKNFEIKPLVLGPGGFFDAQWYAKFVNGASQSLEVVTHHIYNLGPGVDDHLIDKILDPSYLDGESQQLSSLQQILNISGASTVAWVGEAGGAYNSGRNLVTNAFVFSFWYLDQLGMASSYDTKSYCRQSLIGGNYGLLDTATFVPNPDYYSALLWHRLMGRNVLSTSFVGTKKLRAYAHCSKNSSGITLLLINLDNSSAVEVGLSDLLNQYEDKVILREEYHLTAKDGDLHSRTMLLNGQILIVNSSGLIPALEPKRVKLSEPIIVAPFSIVFEHIPSIDVPACR, from the exons ATGTCCATGTTCAAACTTTTGGGGTTGAGCTTCTGGTTCTACTTTGGAAGCGGCGGTTCTGCGAAAGCAGTGGTTCCCATTGTTAATGGAACCATTCGTATTAATGGGTCAGCCCCGATAGCAATCACCGACGAAGATTTCGTCTGTGCTACAATGGATTGGTGGCCCCCCACCAAATGTGATTATGGAAATTGTAGTTGGGGCAATGCTTCACTTCTCAATCTG GACCTAAGCAACAAGATGTTGCTAAACGCAATCAAAG CTTTTTCTCCACTAAAAATAAGGCTTGGTGGAACTCTGCAAGACAAGGTGATATACCAATCTATAGATAATCCAGCACCATGTAATGACTTTGTTAACAACAGCTCAGAGTTATTCGGATTTACCCAAGGTTGCTTGTCGATGTCGCGGTGGGATGAGCTGAATAACTTCTTCAAAACAGCAAA AGCAAAGGTTATATTCGGTTTGAACGCACTGAACGGGCGAACGGTTGCATATAATGGAACTTGTTCAGGAGCATGGAATTCCAGCAATGCAGAATCTCTTATGAGGCACACTGTGAATAGTGGATATACTATCCATGGCTGGGAGCTTG GGAATGAACTCAGTGGCAGTGGAGTTGGAGCAAGTGTAGCAGCAGAACAATATGTAGCAGATGTCATCAATCTCCAAAAAGTAGTGAAAGATATCTACAAAAACTTTGAGATTAAGCCATTGGTTCTTGGACCAGGGGGATTTTTCGACGCACAATGGTACGCGAAATTCGTAAATGGAGCATCCCAATCACTTGAGGTGGTCACACACCATATTTACAACCTTGGTCCAG GTGTTGATGATCACCTGATCGACAAGATACTCGATCCATCATACCTAGACGGTGAATCCCAGCAGCTGAGTAGTTTGCAGCAGATTCTCAACATCTCTGGCGCTTCAACTGTTGCGTGGGTCGGTGAAGCTGGTGGGGCGTATAACAGTGGTCGCAATCTCGTCACGAATGCATTTGTGTTCAGTTTTTG GTATCTGGATCAGCTAGGGATGGCTTCTTCTTATGACACCAAATCATACTGCAGGCAGTCACTGATCGGCGGAAACTATGGTCTACTCGACACGGCCACTTTCGTGCCAAATCCTGACTACTACAG CGCGCTTTTGTGGCACCGTCTGATGGGAAGAAACGTTCTATCGACAAGCTTCGTTGGGACCAAGAAGTTGCGTGCATATGCTCACTGCTCAAAAAACTCA TCCGGAATCACGTTGCTCTTGATCAACCTGGATAACAGCAGTGCAGTCGAGGTTGGGCTTTCGGATTTGTTAAACCAGTATGAAGATAAAGTGATATTGAGAGAAGAATACCATCTGACAGCTAAAGACGGGGACTTGCATAGCAGAACCATGCTTCTGAATGGTCAAATATTAATTGTAAATTCTTCCGGTTTAATCCCTGCATTAGAACCCAAGAGAGTGAAGCTATCAGAGCCAATAATTGTCGCTCCTTTCTCCATTGTATTTGAACACATACCCTCCATAGATGTTCCTGCTTGTAGGTGA